One segment of Strix aluco isolate bStrAlu1 chromosome 4, bStrAlu1.hap1, whole genome shotgun sequence DNA contains the following:
- the NPC2 gene encoding NPC intracellular cholesterol transporter 2, with translation MAPSPLALLLALGAAATALAEPLRFVDCGSKDGSIQEVNVSPCPTQPCLLHKGTSYSINVTFDSKIESQGSKARVYGEMLHVDIPFPIPEPDGCKSGIQCPIQKGHSYSYLNKLPVKSEYPSIKLIVKWELVDDQDQMLFCWKIPVQITS, from the exons ATGGCGCCGTCCCCGCTCGCCCTGCTCCTGGCACTGGGCGCCGCCGCTACCGCCCTGGCCGAGCCCCTCCGCTTTGTCGACTGTG GTTCCAAAGACGGCAGCATCCAAGAGGTGAACGTGAGCCCCTGCCCCacgcagccctgcctgctccatAAGGGGACATCCTACAGCATCAACGTCACCTTCGACAGCA AGATCGAGAGCCAGGGCAGCAAAGCGAGGGTGTATGGCGAGATGCTGCATGTGGACATACCCTTTCCAATTCCTGAGCCTGATGGATGCAAGTCTGGGATCCAGTGCCCCATTCAGAAGGGCCATTCCTACAGCTACCTGAATAAACTCCCTGTGAAGAGCGAGTACCCAAGT atTAAATTGATTGTGAAGTGGGAGCTGGTGGATGACCAGGACCAGATGTTGTTTTGCTGGAAGATACCAGTGCAAATCACCAGCTGA